From Chloracidobacterium thermophilum B:
GTCAAAGGCCGTCAGTGGGGTGGCCGGCGTCGGAATGACGACCCGCGGGCCACCACGTCCGTCGGACTGAATCTTAAACCCGAAGTAGATGTTGACGCCACAGAAGTCCACCGGCGTCGAAATGATGGCCATATCCCCGTCCGCCACCTGCGGCGCGTCGGCCTTGTACAGCGCCAGCCCTTCGGCCGGATACTCACCGAGAAAGACCGGGTCCATCCACCAGGCGTTGTTGAACGGGTTTTTGAGCGGAAGCCCGACCGAGGCGTTGAACAGAAAACCGTAGCCCTGAATCCCGAAGTTGAACGCGCGCGCAGCGGCGATGTCTTCGGGTTGCTCGGTGGCAGGGTAGGCAATGGGCGTTGCCGGCGCAAAGCCAATCCGGGCCTGTTTGACGTGGGCGCGCAACGCCTGAACACCTTTCCCATGCGCCAGCAGCGCGTGATGGCCTGCCTGAAGCACGTCCTTGAGGGGCAGCACCAACCCCGGAGCATGCCGCCCCACCTGGTAGCCCAGCGTGATGAACACCTGCGGCTCGTTGAGGGTCATCCAGTAGGTGATGCGGTCGCCCAGCCGCCGGGCGGCGACGGTCGTGTATTCGGCAAACCAGTTGGCGCTGTCGCGGTTGGTCCAGCCCCCGCGCTGGTGCAGTGCCAGCGGCAGGTCCCAGTGATACAGCGTGCAGAAGGGCGTTATCCCGGCCGCCAGCAGTTCGTCCACCAGGCGGTCGTAGAAATCCAGTCCCCTGACGTTGACCGTCCCGGTGCCTTCCGGGAGGATGCGCGCCCAGGCGAGGCTGAAGCGGTACGCCCTGAGGCCCAGCTTTTTCATCAGGGACACGTCTTCCTTGTACCGCCGGTAGTGGTCACAGGCGACATCGCCTGTATGGCCGCGCCAGATGGCATTCGGTTTGCGCACGAACATGTCCCAGATGGACTGCCCCTTGCCGTCGGCATCCATGGCGCCTTCGATCTGGTAGGCCGCCGTGGCCGCACCCCACTGAAAGCCAGCGGGGAAGGTTGTTCCGGCTGGCTTCTGGCTGGTGCGTGGCTTGCGCGAGGGGGTCTGCGGTGTTGCAGCGGACGTCACACTGCCGGCTGCCAGGGCGGCCGTGGTCGTCAGGGTTGAGGCCAGAAAGCGCCGCCGGGAAGCCCGGCGGCGGGATGGGACGTCAGTCTCTTTTGTGACCGGTGTTTCAACGGGGAGCTTGTCCATGGACATTTGGCACTTCGGTTTCCTGGTCGGATGAAGGGTGGATGGTGGTTCGATAATGATAGCTTCCATCCCGGAGTTCGAGAATGACCGCCGGTTTGACAGCATTCCGATTGGCGTCGAGCGAAATTGTGCCGGTGACGCCAGGAAAATCACGGGTGGCCGCCAGGGCGTCGCGGATTTTTTCGCCGTCGGTGCTGTTGGCCCGTTCAATGGCGGCGTAGAGCACCTGCGCGCCGTCGTAAGCCAGCGCGGCCAGGGCATCGGGGGTGTCGCCGTACCGCTGGCGGTAGGCGGCAATGAACGCCTGCACCCGTGGGTCCGGGTTGTCCACAGAGTAGTGGTTCGTGATGAAACAGCCGTCGAGGGCTTCCTTCCCGCCGCGCCACAGGTCGGGGGAATCCCAGCCGTCGCCGCCGATGAAGGGCACCCGGATGCCGAGTTCCCGCGCCTGTTTGATGATCTGTCCCACGTCGCCGTAGTAGCCCGGTGCATAAATGAAGTCCACGCCGGCTTCCCGGATGCCCGTCAGTTGCGCGTTGAAGCTGGCATCGCCGGCCTGGTAGTTCTTTTCGATGACAACCGTGCCGCCGAGCCGCGTGAAACTTTCCCGAAACGATTTGGTGAGACCTACGCTGTAATCGTTCTTGACATCCGTGATGATGGCCGCGCGCCGCAGCTTGAGGTCCTGGACGGCGAACTTCGCGGCGGCTTCACCCTGGAAGGGGTCAATGAAGCAGACCCGAAAGATGAAATCGCCCTTGCGTGTGACCTTCTCGTTGGTCGAGGAAGGCGTCAGCATGGGAACTCGCTTCTGCTGGCACACAGATGCCGCCACGATGCTGCGCGCCGAGCCAACCTCGCCCAGAACGGCGATGACCTTTTCGCGCGTCACAAGGCGCGTGACGACGGTTTTGGCTTCTTCCGGCTGGCCGCGGTCGTCTTCGAGGATGAGTTCGATGCGCGAGCCGCGAATCCCGCCGGCTGCATTGCGTTGTTCGGTGGCGAGGCGGATGCCTCCCATAGACGACGTGCCGAAGGTCGCCGTGTCGCCGGTCATCGGCATATAGACGCCAATTTTCAGCACCGGAGGAAGTCCGTCGCCAACGGCGGCCCGGCCTTTGCGTTCACAGCCAGCAACGCTCACCAGGACCACCAACACCAGCCAGCACCATATCAGGCGCCACAGGCCAAACGACGGTGGGAGTACAGAAAGGCGCAAAGCAGAACCCGTGTGGGGCAGTCGCCTGCCACAACGCAGGTTATTCCAGCAACCCCAGCAGTTGGCGCTGGAGGGTGATGAGTTCACGGATGCCCTGCATGGCCAGATCGAGGAGCGCATTCATGTTCTCCCGTGAGAAGGGACGCTGTTCGGCCGTCCCCTGCACCTCGACGAGGCGGCCATCACCTGTCCCGACGACATTCATATCCACTTCAGCCTTGGAATCTTCATTGTAATCGAGGTCCAGCAGGGGCGTGCCATTGACCGTTCCGACACTGACGGCAGCCAGGTAGTCCTTCACCGGCATATCCGTCACGACGCCGGCGGCCTGCAGTTTGCGGGCTGCCAGGACGAGTGCCACAAACGCGCCGGTGATGGCTGCCGTGCGCGTGCCGCCGTCAGCCTGAATGACGTCACAATCGAGGTAAATCGTCCGTTCGCCCAGCTTGGTAAAGTCCACGACGGCGCGCAGGCTGCGCCCAATCAGGCGTTGAATCTCGTGCGTCCGCCCGGAGGGATTTCCACGGGTGACTTCCCGTGGAGTGCGCTGATCGGTCGCGCGCGGCAGCATAGCGTATTCGGCCGTCACCCAGCCGGTGCCCTTGCCCTTGAGAAACGGCGGCACTTTTTCTTCGAC
This genomic window contains:
- the rph gene encoding ribonuclease PH, which encodes MRSGGRAPNALRTVQLTPHVNKYAEGSVQVEFGDTRVICLASVEEKVPPFLKGKGTGWVTAEYAMLPRATDQRTPREVTRGNPSGRTHEIQRLIGRSLRAVVDFTKLGERTIYLDCDVIQADGGTRTAAITGAFVALVLAARKLQAAGVVTDMPVKDYLAAVSVGTVNGTPLLDLDYNEDSKAEVDMNVVGTGDGRLVEVQGTAEQRPFSRENMNALLDLAMQGIRELITLQRQLLGLLE
- a CDS encoding glycoside hydrolase family 1 protein translates to MDKLPVETPVTKETDVPSRRRASRRRFLASTLTTTAALAAGSVTSAATPQTPSRKPRTSQKPAGTTFPAGFQWGAATAAYQIEGAMDADGKGQSIWDMFVRKPNAIWRGHTGDVACDHYRRYKEDVSLMKKLGLRAYRFSLAWARILPEGTGTVNVRGLDFYDRLVDELLAAGITPFCTLYHWDLPLALHQRGGWTNRDSANWFAEYTTVAARRLGDRITYWMTLNEPQVFITLGYQVGRHAPGLVLPLKDVLQAGHHALLAHGKGVQALRAHVKQARIGFAPATPIAYPATEQPEDIAAARAFNFGIQGYGFLFNASVGLPLKNPFNNAWWMDPVFLGEYPAEGLALYKADAPQVADGDMAIISTPVDFCGVNIYFGFKIQSDGRGGPRVVIPTPATPLTAFDWPVTPEALRWGPKFFHERYKRPIYITENGLALRDWVALDGKVHDPQRIDFTTRYLRELRRAVGEGVPVQGYFHWSILDNFEWAEGYKQRFGLVYVDYDTQVRTPKDSFAWYAQVIATNGAALG
- a CDS encoding ABC transporter substrate-binding protein; protein product: MSVAGCERKGRAAVGDGLPPVLKIGVYMPMTGDTATFGTSSMGGIRLATEQRNAAGGIRGSRIELILEDDRGQPEEAKTVVTRLVTREKVIAVLGEVGSARSIVAASVCQQKRVPMLTPSSTNEKVTRKGDFIFRVCFIDPFQGEAAAKFAVQDLKLRRAAIITDVKNDYSVGLTKSFRESFTRLGGTVVIEKNYQAGDASFNAQLTGIREAGVDFIYAPGYYGDVGQIIKQARELGIRVPFIGGDGWDSPDLWRGGKEALDGCFITNHYSVDNPDPRVQAFIAAYRQRYGDTPDALAALAYDGAQVLYAAIERANSTDGEKIRDALAATRDFPGVTGTISLDANRNAVKPAVILELRDGSYHYRTTIHPSSDQETEVPNVHGQAPR